Proteins co-encoded in one Armatimonadota bacterium genomic window:
- a CDS encoding MBL fold metallo-hydrolase: MRVTVLGRWGGFPPAGGACSGYLVEEDGRRILLDCGHGVLSRLLARMDIYGLHGLILTHLHPDHVADVPALRLALEWSCFPPERWTGQLTTFGPTDAERYLAYAMQSERGLRVFDLRRIAPGEEVEFCGFRVQFARTRHPLETYAVRLEGTRGVLAYTADTAFDEGVVALCRGADLLVAECTFPDGMEEVAWEVGHLTPRLAGELATSARVRRLLLSHFFPTVDPEQMARAARAVFPRTACAEELHTYEVDWEAPCGSP; encoded by the coding sequence ATGCGGGTTACGGTCCTGGGACGCTGGGGAGGTTTTCCACCCGCGGGCGGCGCCTGCTCCGGGTACCTGGTGGAGGAGGATGGGCGCCGGATCCTCCTGGACTGTGGCCACGGGGTGCTCTCGCGGTTGCTGGCGCGGATGGACATCTACGGCCTCCACGGGCTCATCCTCACCCACCTGCACCCCGACCACGTGGCGGACGTCCCCGCCCTGCGGTTGGCCCTGGAGTGGAGCTGCTTTCCGCCCGAGCGCTGGACTGGGCAGCTGACCACCTTCGGACCGACGGATGCGGAGCGCTACCTCGCGTATGCCATGCAGTCAGAGCGGGGCCTCCGGGTGTTCGACTTGCGGCGGATCGCTCCGGGGGAAGAGGTGGAGTTCTGCGGATTCCGGGTCCAGTTCGCGCGGACCCGTCACCCCTTGGAGACCTACGCGGTCCGCCTGGAGGGGACCCGTGGGGTGCTGGCCTATACCGCGGATACCGCCTTCGATGAGGGCGTGGTGGCCCTCTGCCGGGGAGCGGATCTACTGGTGGCGGAGTGCACCTTCCCCGACGGCATGGAGGAGGTGGCCTGGGAGGTGGGACACCTCACGCCCCGCTTGGCGGGAGAGCTGGCCACCTCCGCCCGGGTGCGCAGACTGCTCCTCAGCCACTTCTTCCCCACCGTGGATCCCGAACAGATGGCCCGCGCGGCACGGGCGGTTTTTCCCCGGACCGCGTGCGCAGAGGAGCTGCATACCTACGAGGTGGATTGGGAGGCGCCATGCGGGAGTCCGTGA
- a CDS encoding N-acetylmuramoyl-L-alanine amidase family protein, with protein sequence MVAYRPPRSILLALSCAVLLLLSGSPALGQSALRLVVLGEEVRTDPPPLLREGVVFAPVDQAFSTYRATVTWDPARRVAEVRGGRGEAVVLRAGDPIAAVGAEFHRLPAAPFVLQDRLMVPVESVYRALGAWVKWEPGEQALHVAAQVVRLVFERSFSGTRLVVEATGPVEARTSWLRDPDRLVLDLLHAASRIETRDQEIGEVGIRRIRVGQLQVKPYITRVVLDLEDPLEAEVRAGSGFDLQVLLRPRSGSFGGPPGSSPPPAREPIPGPQDATPPEASPTPGPPPEEPPRILEVRAVREVGGFRIVVVGDRPLRFQETTLRNPPRLVVDLPGVFVPVKQELVVGGPVEVVRAAQFQVDPEVTRVVIQWRTPVPYRILAEDGGRQVVIAVQEAPTSRGRASGHVVALDPGHGGSDPGAIGVTGLVEKDVVLDVSLRLRTLLERQGIRVVMTRETDVSVDLGARVPTALQAGATVFVSIHANASVRSVIRGVETYYLKPDGMRLAILVQEELGRSLSVPDRGIRTANFKVLRDSPIPAVLVEIGYLTNPVDEALLRTPDFREKVAQALARAIMRFLHSLPPPAP encoded by the coding sequence ATGGTCGCCTATCGGCCTCCCAGATCCATCCTGCTCGCGCTCTCCTGCGCTGTCCTCCTCCTGCTCTCCGGATCGCCGGCCCTGGGCCAGAGCGCCTTGCGCCTGGTGGTCCTGGGGGAGGAGGTACGCACCGACCCACCCCCACTCCTGCGGGAGGGGGTGGTCTTCGCCCCCGTGGACCAGGCCTTCAGCACTTACCGGGCCACGGTTACCTGGGATCCCGCACGCCGTGTGGCAGAGGTCCGTGGGGGACGGGGAGAGGCGGTGGTCCTGCGGGCCGGGGATCCCATTGCCGCCGTAGGCGCAGAGTTCCACCGGCTTCCGGCCGCTCCCTTCGTCCTCCAGGACCGTCTGATGGTGCCCGTGGAGTCCGTATACCGGGCCCTGGGGGCCTGGGTGAAGTGGGAGCCCGGGGAACAGGCCCTGCACGTGGCCGCCCAGGTGGTCCGACTGGTCTTTGAGCGCTCCTTTTCGGGTACGCGGCTGGTGGTGGAGGCCACGGGGCCGGTGGAGGCCCGGACCTCGTGGCTGCGGGATCCCGACCGCTTGGTCCTCGATCTCCTCCACGCGGCCTCGCGGATCGAGACCCGGGACCAGGAGATCGGGGAGGTCGGGATCCGGCGGATTCGGGTGGGGCAGCTGCAGGTTAAACCGTACATCACCCGGGTGGTCCTTGACCTGGAGGACCCCCTGGAGGCAGAGGTGAGGGCGGGCTCGGGGTTTGATCTACAGGTGTTGCTCCGGCCGAGGAGCGGATCCTTCGGAGGGCCGCCGGGTTCGTCTCCCCCGCCCGCGCGGGAACCCATCCCGGGCCCGCAGGACGCCACCCCACCCGAGGCCTCCCCCACACCGGGGCCTCCTCCTGAGGAACCCCCGCGCATCCTGGAGGTCCGGGCGGTGCGGGAGGTGGGCGGGTTCCGCATCGTGGTGGTGGGGGACCGACCCCTACGCTTCCAGGAAACTACCCTGCGGAATCCCCCACGTCTGGTGGTGGATCTCCCGGGCGTATTCGTGCCCGTCAAGCAGGAGCTGGTGGTGGGGGGGCCGGTGGAGGTGGTCCGGGCCGCCCAGTTCCAGGTGGACCCAGAGGTCACCCGGGTGGTGATCCAGTGGCGGACCCCCGTGCCGTACCGGATCCTCGCGGAGGACGGGGGACGCCAGGTGGTGATCGCGGTCCAGGAAGCCCCGACCTCCCGCGGACGTGCCTCCGGGCACGTGGTAGCCCTCGACCCCGGCCATGGAGGATCGGATCCCGGCGCCATCGGGGTGACGGGGCTTGTGGAGAAGGACGTGGTGCTGGACGTCTCCCTCCGGCTCCGGACGCTCCTCGAGCGTCAGGGAATCCGGGTGGTGATGACCCGGGAGACGGACGTCTCCGTGGATCTGGGTGCCCGGGTTCCCACCGCCCTGCAGGCGGGAGCTACGGTGTTCGTCAGCATTCACGCGAACGCCAGCGTCCGGAGCGTCATTCGGGGAGTGGAGACGTACTACTTGAAACCCGATGGGATGCGGCTTGCGATCCTGGTCCAGGAGGAGCTGGGCCGAAGCCTCAGCGTTCCGGATCGCGGGATCCGTACCGCGAACTTCAAGGTGCTCCGCGACAGTCCCATCCCCGCGGTCCTGGTGGAGATCGGCTACCTCACCAACCCCGTGGACGAAGCCCTCCTGCGCACTCCGGATTTCCGGGAGAAGGTGGCCCAGGCCCTGGCCCGGGCCATCATGCGGTTCCTGCACTCCCTGCCCCCTCCGGCACCGTGA
- a CDS encoding ferritin-like domain-containing protein — protein sequence MGQKGRAIVELDVEQLVRELKSAYLDELLAFYSYWITAQVAEGWHGEELVEHFEQEAREELEHAKKLALRIVELGGDPVVHPKDWEAGANAPWTAPRADWADADGMVEDQIRAERQAIEVYNRLAKLTFGKDPVTYKLATELLADEVRHEEFLEALIAKRRRS from the coding sequence ATGGGACAAAAGGGTCGCGCCATCGTGGAGCTGGATGTGGAGCAGCTCGTTCGGGAACTGAAGAGCGCATATCTCGATGAGCTCCTCGCCTTCTACTCGTACTGGATCACCGCGCAGGTAGCGGAGGGGTGGCACGGGGAGGAGCTGGTGGAGCACTTCGAACAGGAGGCCCGGGAGGAACTGGAACACGCGAAGAAGCTGGCCCTCCGCATCGTGGAGCTGGGAGGCGACCCCGTGGTGCACCCCAAGGACTGGGAAGCTGGGGCGAATGCCCCGTGGACCGCGCCCCGGGCGGACTGGGCGGACGCGGACGGGATGGTGGAGGATCAGATCCGGGCAGAGCGGCAGGCCATCGAGGTCTACAACCGCCTTGCGAAGCTGACCTTCGGAAAGGACCCCGTCACCTACAAACTGGCCACGGAGCTCCTGGCGGACGAAGTCCGGCACGAGGAGTTCCTGGAAGCCCTGATCGCCAAGCGCCGCCGCAGCTGA
- a CDS encoding PD-(D/E)XK nuclease family protein — protein MHEPIRISVRRLGEVMEGGCPRCFWITYHLPVPYQMPFPGVLGEIDRATKQVIRDHMDRYGMLPGWFPRLGRVVGYVAPHRLQWRVFQVEDRRLGLVLRGEPDEIFRLADGSYHIVDYKTARLTENQDLTLPAYEVQLNGYAYIAQHLGYTPISGLSLVYLEPRRFHTTRDGSRVALLFRAVRRRVRLDPDRLIPPLLRRVREILAHPTPPRGHPGCQDCEALMRLLDHLRGAP, from the coding sequence ATGCACGAACCCATCCGGATCTCCGTGCGGCGCCTGGGGGAGGTGATGGAAGGGGGGTGTCCGCGCTGCTTCTGGATCACCTACCACCTGCCGGTTCCCTACCAGATGCCCTTCCCCGGGGTGCTGGGCGAGATTGACCGGGCCACCAAGCAGGTCATCCGGGACCACATGGATCGGTACGGGATGCTGCCCGGTTGGTTCCCCCGGTTAGGCCGGGTGGTGGGGTATGTGGCCCCGCACCGGCTTCAGTGGCGCGTGTTCCAGGTGGAGGATCGCCGGCTGGGGCTGGTGCTGCGGGGGGAGCCCGACGAGATCTTCCGGTTGGCCGACGGTTCGTACCACATCGTGGACTACAAGACCGCACGCCTCACGGAGAACCAGGACCTGACCCTCCCCGCCTACGAAGTGCAGCTCAACGGGTATGCGTACATCGCGCAGCACCTGGGGTACACGCCCATCTCCGGCCTTTCCCTGGTGTACCTGGAGCCTCGACGGTTCCACACGACCCGGGATGGGTCCCGGGTGGCGCTCCTGTTCCGGGCGGTTCGCCGGCGGGTGCGCCTCGATCCCGACCGCCTCATCCCCCCTCTCCTTCGACGGGTCCGGGAGATCCTGGCACACCCTACGCCCCCCCGGGGCCACCCGGGGTGTCAGGATTGCGAGGCCCTCATGCGGCTTTTGGACCACCTCCGAGGAGCACCCTGA
- a CDS encoding DUF763 domain-containing protein, which yields MHRTGIATLPLHSGSAPRWLFARMVRLGRAVLAALVEDIGPHGVLRRLSDPFWFQAFGCLLGFDWHSSGLTTTVCGALKEAVRGAEGDLGLFVAGGKGQAARSTPEELRRYGDRFGVDVEALVRVSRLTAKVDGSAVQDGYELYHHTLLVARDGSWAVIQQGMRPVDRTARRYHWLGEEVRSFVCEPHAAVCCDIRTPTLNLVAAEAEPVREAVAALAREHPERLLPEFQRVLVMPARHAIRLEDLHPNRLHAALLRTYEAQAPDFEHLLGIPGVGAKTLRALALLSELLTGVPLSWRDPARYSFAHGGKDGHPYPVDRTTYDRTVATLEDALRRARTGESDRLEALRRLHRFVQPANP from the coding sequence GTGCACCGGACCGGAATCGCCACGCTCCCCCTCCACTCCGGTTCCGCTCCACGCTGGCTGTTTGCCCGTATGGTGCGGCTCGGCCGCGCGGTGCTGGCCGCCCTGGTGGAGGACATCGGCCCCCACGGCGTGCTGCGCCGGCTCAGCGATCCCTTCTGGTTTCAGGCCTTCGGGTGCCTGCTGGGATTTGACTGGCACAGCAGCGGCCTCACCACCACCGTGTGCGGGGCCCTCAAGGAGGCGGTGCGCGGCGCGGAGGGGGATCTGGGCCTCTTCGTGGCGGGAGGCAAAGGGCAGGCCGCTCGGTCCACCCCCGAGGAGCTGCGGCGCTACGGGGACCGATTCGGGGTGGACGTGGAGGCACTGGTCCGCGTCAGTCGTCTGACCGCGAAGGTAGATGGCAGCGCGGTCCAGGACGGCTACGAGCTCTACCACCACACCCTCCTCGTGGCCCGGGATGGCTCCTGGGCGGTGATCCAGCAGGGGATGCGTCCCGTGGACCGCACCGCCCGGCGGTACCACTGGTTGGGGGAAGAAGTCCGGTCGTTCGTGTGCGAGCCCCACGCCGCGGTGTGCTGTGACATCCGCACACCCACCCTGAACCTGGTGGCCGCGGAAGCCGAGCCCGTCCGGGAGGCCGTGGCCGCCCTAGCCCGGGAGCACCCGGAGCGGCTCCTGCCGGAATTCCAGCGGGTGCTGGTCATGCCTGCACGGCACGCGATCCGTCTGGAGGATCTACACCCCAACCGGCTGCACGCCGCCCTCCTCCGTACATACGAGGCTCAAGCTCCCGACTTCGAGCACCTCCTGGGCATTCCCGGCGTGGGCGCCAAGACCCTGCGTGCCCTGGCGCTGCTCTCGGAGCTGCTGACGGGAGTCCCCCTCTCGTGGCGGGATCCGGCCCGCTATAGCTTTGCCCATGGGGGGAAGGACGGCCACCCGTATCCCGTGGATCGGACCACCTACGACCGCACCGTGGCCACCCTGGAGGACGCGCTGCGTCGGGCCCGCACGGGAGAATCCGACCGGCTGGAGGCCCTCCGCCGCCTGCACCGGTTCGTCCAGCCCGCGAACCCCTGA
- a CDS encoding amidohydrolase — MDGGRPRETLKVDVFTHIYPEAFYRRLVRILGEGGISGPFQPPVRRMAPLVDLDARFRCMDRLHPYVQVLCLASPPIEVLARGRRAVELAQLANDGMAELVDRYPDRFVGFVASLPLDDVEAAVREAERAIEELGATGVQIFTNVLGKPLDRPEFLPLFARMAAYDLPIWVHPTRGPGVPDYPTEGRSRYGIWWALGWPYETAAFMIRLAFSGIFEHFPRLKILTHHAGGILPYVAGRVGPRGGLERAVLHPEAPEDIAAWEGLQRPVWETLRMFYADTAVFGNAPALACALAFFGPERLLFGSDMPFGPEEGWAYLQGAVHAVEALPVFPGERLQIFSGNAFRILRLPGVAGTR, encoded by the coding sequence ATGGATGGGGGGCGTCCGCGGGAAACGTTGAAGGTGGACGTCTTCACCCACATCTACCCAGAGGCCTTCTACCGCCGCCTGGTTCGGATTCTCGGGGAAGGCGGGATCTCCGGGCCCTTTCAGCCTCCGGTCCGTCGCATGGCACCCCTGGTGGATCTGGACGCCCGGTTCCGGTGTATGGATCGCCTCCACCCCTATGTGCAGGTCCTGTGCCTGGCGAGCCCCCCTATCGAGGTTCTCGCCCGGGGCCGGCGGGCGGTGGAGCTGGCGCAGCTGGCAAACGACGGAATGGCGGAGCTGGTGGACCGCTATCCCGACCGGTTCGTGGGATTCGTGGCGTCCTTGCCCCTCGACGACGTGGAAGCCGCGGTGCGGGAAGCGGAGCGGGCGATAGAGGAGCTGGGGGCCACGGGGGTCCAGATCTTCACCAACGTGCTCGGAAAACCCCTGGACCGTCCAGAGTTCCTGCCCTTGTTTGCGCGCATGGCTGCCTACGATCTCCCCATCTGGGTCCATCCCACCCGGGGACCGGGAGTCCCGGATTACCCCACGGAGGGGCGCTCGAGGTACGGGATCTGGTGGGCGTTGGGCTGGCCATACGAAACCGCGGCCTTCATGATCCGTCTGGCCTTCTCCGGGATCTTCGAGCATTTCCCCCGCTTGAAGATCCTCACACACCATGCGGGCGGAATTCTGCCCTACGTGGCGGGCCGTGTGGGACCCCGCGGCGGGCTGGAGCGAGCAGTATTGCACCCGGAGGCCCCGGAGGACATCGCGGCGTGGGAGGGGTTGCAGCGGCCGGTTTGGGAGACCCTCCGGATGTTCTACGCGGACACCGCGGTGTTCGGGAATGCCCCAGCCCTCGCGTGCGCCCTGGCGTTCTTCGGGCCGGAGCGCCTGCTCTTTGGATCCGATATGCCGTTTGGTCCCGAGGAGGGGTGGGCCTATCTGCAGGGAGCCGTCCATGCCGTCGAAGCCCTCCCTGTCTTCCCGGGGGAGAGGCTGCAGATCTTCTCGGGGAACGCCTTTCGGATCCTCCGCCTCCCAGGAGTTGCCGGAACCCGCTAA
- a CDS encoding ABC transporter permease subunit, which produces MQLRVQVREEAVSRPDWSGQVEAFGRKAFEILVVLTVGWLLLVPLVTLILSSLRVGSNVLPFEASARWGLENYRELVGGGSAYARMLGHTAVYVAGATGVALLAGGIAAWLVERTNVPGRRAFYALMVAPLMVPPVVQSISWILLFAPGTGLLNVLFRKAGIPGGLLNAFSLPGMVLAQGLGLVPLTFILISGALRGLDLRLEEAAWVSGATVPGTLRRIVWPLLRPAIGAAGILSALIALESFEIPLLLGAPAGIRVYSSTLYFAVHSISALPEYGKVAALAVPGLLLGFVALAGLRRWMGASERYTTIGGKGFQGGGVSLGPVGRVAGLTYLSILAALLALAPILLLGILSCFPEAFSNGFERLGRWDLRAWGLVLREEVTWKALANSAVASGLGATLAMGLGVMVAWLDVRRGGRVWSGMDYVLLSSVTLPSVVLGLAAMLLYLWVGRGVYGTVWMLGLVYAARTGIVSRSARAAVMQVGKELEEAAWVCGASRTAVLRRVLIPVILPGILGGWLLHFVAHYRESTLALLLYQPESVVAGVRIWQLYDAGRMGEASALGLLVVGILLAWVYAAGRWGGGGWMGGVRGKR; this is translated from the coding sequence GTGCAGCTGAGGGTCCAGGTCCGTGAGGAGGCGGTTTCGAGGCCGGACTGGTCGGGCCAGGTAGAGGCGTTTGGTCGGAAGGCCTTCGAGATCCTGGTGGTCCTCACGGTCGGTTGGCTCCTCCTGGTGCCTTTGGTGACCCTGATCCTCAGCAGCCTGCGGGTGGGCAGCAACGTCCTGCCCTTCGAGGCCTCCGCGCGGTGGGGGTTGGAGAACTACCGAGAACTGGTGGGAGGCGGCTCCGCCTACGCCCGGATGCTAGGGCACACCGCGGTGTATGTGGCAGGTGCTACCGGCGTCGCGCTCCTGGCGGGCGGAATCGCCGCGTGGCTCGTGGAGCGCACGAACGTACCCGGCCGGCGGGCCTTCTACGCCCTGATGGTGGCTCCCCTCATGGTTCCCCCCGTGGTGCAGAGCATCAGCTGGATCCTCCTCTTTGCGCCGGGGACCGGACTGTTGAATGTGCTCTTCCGGAAGGCGGGGATTCCGGGAGGCCTCCTCAACGCCTTTAGCCTGCCAGGGATGGTGCTGGCCCAAGGGCTCGGCTTGGTGCCCCTGACGTTCATCCTGATCTCCGGCGCTCTCCGAGGGCTGGACCTGCGCCTGGAGGAGGCTGCGTGGGTGAGTGGCGCCACGGTGCCGGGCACCCTGCGCAGGATCGTCTGGCCCCTCCTCCGCCCGGCCATCGGCGCTGCCGGAATCCTCTCCGCCCTCATCGCCCTGGAGAGCTTCGAGATCCCGCTCCTGCTCGGGGCACCTGCGGGGATCCGCGTGTACAGCAGCACCCTGTACTTCGCGGTGCACTCCATCTCCGCACTCCCGGAGTACGGAAAAGTAGCGGCCCTCGCGGTCCCGGGGCTCCTCCTGGGGTTTGTGGCACTGGCCGGCCTCCGGAGGTGGATGGGCGCGAGCGAGCGGTATACCACCATCGGGGGCAAGGGGTTCCAGGGAGGTGGGGTGAGCCTCGGCCCGGTGGGACGGGTTGCAGGCCTCACATACCTCAGCATCCTTGCGGCGCTGCTCGCCCTCGCACCCATCCTCCTCCTGGGGATCCTGAGCTGCTTTCCGGAGGCCTTCAGCAACGGCTTCGAGCGGCTGGGGCGGTGGGATTTGAGGGCCTGGGGGCTGGTGCTGAGGGAGGAGGTCACGTGGAAGGCCCTGGCGAACAGTGCCGTGGCGAGCGGGCTTGGGGCCACCTTGGCCATGGGCCTGGGGGTGATGGTGGCCTGGTTGGACGTGCGCCGGGGGGGTAGGGTGTGGAGCGGTATGGATTACGTGCTGCTTTCCTCCGTCACCTTACCCTCCGTGGTCCTCGGACTCGCGGCCATGCTGCTGTACCTGTGGGTGGGGAGGGGGGTCTACGGGACGGTGTGGATGCTGGGGCTCGTGTATGCGGCGCGCACGGGGATCGTAAGCCGCTCCGCCCGGGCCGCAGTGATGCAGGTGGGAAAGGAGCTGGAGGAGGCGGCCTGGGTCTGCGGCGCGAGCAGGACCGCGGTCCTGCGGCGGGTGCTGATCCCCGTGATCCTGCCGGGGATCCTGGGAGGGTGGCTGCTGCACTTCGTGGCCCACTACCGGGAGAGTACCCTGGCCCTGCTCCTGTACCAGCCGGAGAGCGTGGTGGCGGGAGTTCGCATCTGGCAGCTCTACGACGCGGGCCGTATGGGCGAGGCAAGCGCCCTGGGGCTGCTGGTGGTGGGGATCCTGCTGGCCTGGGTGTACGCCGCGGGCCGCTGGGGGGGAGGCGGATGGATGGGGGGCGTCCGCGGGAAACGTTGA
- a CDS encoding substrate-binding domain-containing protein has translation MRKWLGVLIVCLVGWGVAVGGPDPLQELRERARREGSVVLLTSVPQLGEPLKVRFEEGNPGVGVRLVLDPNAPSRVVAEALVGRRNYDVLLWSLPGLSLVRGRGLLRPYVAREDLAPYGVPVGVLTLDGYGLRFISGVYAVAYRPGRIRTEELPRTWEDLLQERWRNRLVGDAIAVGNWIAALGVLRGEEWALQYARRLREMGLAVVPQPATVEQLVLRGDRDLWVGAFAHQVEQRRMAGVSLEWAPVGPVTYASQFALAILQGSPHPEAARLFAIWYMTREGRAALEREGFWDVAPGSGSSIRKLYDRRGIRIVLEDERRALRRVELFERIRRIVLGEER, from the coding sequence ATGCGGAAGTGGCTGGGCGTGTTGATCGTCTGCCTCGTGGGGTGGGGGGTGGCCGTGGGAGGGCCAGATCCGCTCCAGGAGCTCCGGGAGCGGGCCCGGAGGGAAGGGAGTGTGGTGCTGCTCACCAGCGTCCCACAGCTGGGAGAGCCGCTGAAGGTGCGATTCGAGGAAGGCAATCCCGGGGTCGGCGTACGGCTGGTGTTGGACCCGAATGCGCCAAGCCGGGTGGTGGCGGAAGCCCTCGTGGGAAGGCGCAACTACGATGTGCTTCTCTGGAGCCTGCCAGGACTGAGCTTGGTGCGCGGGCGGGGGCTGCTCCGTCCCTACGTGGCCCGGGAGGATCTGGCACCGTACGGGGTGCCCGTGGGCGTGCTCACCCTGGACGGGTACGGCCTGCGATTCATCAGCGGGGTGTATGCGGTGGCGTACCGCCCGGGGCGGATCCGAACGGAGGAACTCCCGCGCACGTGGGAGGACCTTCTGCAGGAGCGGTGGCGCAACCGCCTGGTGGGAGACGCCATCGCGGTGGGGAACTGGATCGCGGCCCTGGGGGTGCTCCGAGGGGAGGAGTGGGCCCTGCAGTATGCCCGCCGCCTGCGGGAGATGGGGCTCGCGGTGGTGCCGCAGCCCGCCACCGTGGAGCAGCTCGTCCTGCGGGGGGATCGGGACCTGTGGGTGGGAGCCTTCGCCCACCAGGTGGAGCAGCGCAGGATGGCGGGGGTGAGCCTGGAGTGGGCCCCGGTGGGTCCCGTGACGTATGCCTCCCAGTTCGCGCTGGCCATCCTCCAGGGCTCGCCGCATCCGGAGGCCGCGCGGCTGTTCGCCATCTGGTACATGACCCGGGAAGGCCGGGCAGCCCTGGAGCGGGAGGGGTTCTGGGACGTGGCTCCGGGGAGCGGCTCTTCCATTCGCAAGCTCTACGACCGACGGGGCATCCGCATCGTCCTGGAGGATGAGCGGCGCGCCCTGCGGCGGGTGGAGCTCTTCGAGCGAATCCGCCGGATCGTCCTCGGGGAGGAACGGTAA
- a CDS encoding nuclear transport factor 2 family protein, with protein MEDLEKRIRRLEDIEAVRRLQNVYGYYLDKCLYEEVVDLFADDCEVRFLGGRFLGKEGARRLYVGRFRERFGGGKNGPQYGVLLDHIIVQDVIDVDVDAGRAWGRFRCFLQGGRHESTPPGRAEQVRRQWWEGGVYENEYVKENGIWKIRVLDYRPYWIANYERGWAQWPDPPVFVFTKTYPEDPHGPDELLADPPRMWPEPYVVPFHYPHPVTGQKVPVP; from the coding sequence ATGGAGGACCTGGAGAAGCGCATTCGGCGGCTGGAGGACATCGAGGCGGTGCGCCGCCTCCAGAATGTGTACGGGTACTACCTGGACAAGTGCCTCTATGAGGAGGTAGTGGACCTCTTCGCGGATGACTGCGAGGTGCGGTTTCTGGGCGGTCGGTTTCTGGGCAAGGAGGGTGCCCGCCGTCTGTACGTGGGGCGGTTCCGGGAGCGGTTCGGGGGTGGGAAGAACGGACCGCAGTACGGGGTGCTCCTGGACCACATCATCGTGCAGGACGTGATCGACGTGGATGTGGACGCGGGCCGGGCCTGGGGACGGTTCCGGTGTTTCCTACAGGGCGGTCGGCACGAGAGCACTCCCCCCGGCAGGGCGGAGCAGGTGCGGCGGCAGTGGTGGGAGGGGGGAGTGTATGAGAACGAGTACGTGAAGGAGAACGGGATCTGGAAGATCCGGGTGCTCGATTACCGGCCGTACTGGATTGCAAACTACGAGCGGGGATGGGCGCAGTGGCCGGATCCGCCCGTGTTCGTGTTCACCAAGACCTACCCGGAGGATCCCCACGGTCCCGATGAGCTCCTGGCGGATCCGCCCCGGATGTGGCCGGAGCCCTACGTGGTTCCCTTCCACTACCCGCACCCGGTGACGGGGCAGAAGGTCCCCGTGCCGTAA
- a CDS encoding ABC transporter substrate-binding protein, translated as MLRRWGILALAALLGVGALGGGSGTSAATLSSPCQGVERGGRVRLLTLVPLVADPVVRVLENRLRSLRVEGVADLAGPTRVITEAEAGRWSFDLMLWSLPGLLVLAERGLLADLPPAELDALRVPAGSRMLQNRILRVYTTVYGLGYNRQRIRPEEVPRTWDEIVQPRWSGRVVGNAGLVENSIAGLGLLLGEAWMERFARRLRDEVRITVVPNPATAIQMILRGERDLWWSGIGEILERREVYGEPIDWAPVRPTYGSVIAVSVLRGRAENAAARCAAMWMAGEEGKRLLERETVFMSDAADPQGILGRALAQVRLKPFVENVEAARKRVALAERVRAILQGRVP; from the coding sequence ATGTTGAGACGATGGGGAATTCTCGCCCTCGCGGCGCTCCTCGGGGTGGGAGCCCTAGGAGGAGGGAGTGGGACTTCGGCAGCAACCCTCTCCTCGCCCTGCCAGGGGGTGGAACGGGGTGGACGGGTGCGCCTGCTGACCCTGGTCCCCCTGGTGGCGGATCCTGTGGTCCGGGTCCTGGAGAACAGGTTGCGGAGCCTGCGGGTGGAGGGGGTGGCGGATCTCGCGGGACCCACCCGGGTGATCACGGAGGCAGAGGCGGGGCGGTGGAGCTTTGACCTCATGCTCTGGAGCCTGCCGGGATTGCTCGTGCTGGCGGAGCGAGGACTGCTGGCGGATCTTCCCCCCGCGGAGTTGGATGCGCTCCGGGTGCCGGCTGGGAGTCGGATGCTGCAGAACCGGATCCTCCGCGTCTACACCACGGTCTACGGTCTCGGGTACAACCGCCAGCGGATCCGGCCGGAGGAGGTGCCAAGGACCTGGGATGAGATCGTCCAACCGCGTTGGTCGGGACGGGTCGTGGGCAACGCGGGCCTGGTGGAGAACAGTATCGCCGGGCTTGGGCTCCTGCTCGGGGAGGCCTGGATGGAGCGGTTCGCGCGGCGGCTACGGGACGAGGTGCGCATCACCGTGGTTCCGAACCCCGCCACCGCCATCCAGATGATCCTGCGGGGAGAGCGGGACCTCTGGTGGTCCGGGATCGGGGAGATTTTAGAGCGGCGGGAGGTGTACGGAGAACCGATAGACTGGGCGCCCGTGCGGCCCACGTACGGGTCCGTCATCGCGGTCTCCGTGTTGCGGGGGCGGGCGGAGAACGCGGCGGCCCGGTGTGCGGCCATGTGGATGGCGGGAGAAGAGGGAAAGCGGCTTCTGGAGCGGGAGACGGTGTTCATGTCGGACGCCGCGGATCCCCAGGGGATCCTGGGACGCGCGCTGGCGCAGGTCCGCCTGAAACCGTTCGTGGAGAACGTGGAGGCGGCCCGGAAACGGGTGGCCCTCGCGGAGCGCGTGCGGGCCATCCTCCAGGGGCGGGTGCCCTAG